The nucleotide window ACCGACTCTTGTCGAGGCAGTTTCCTACCGCCTGACTCCACACTCATCAGATGATGATGACAGAAGCTACCGCGCGCCTGATGAAGTTGCACAGGCAAAAACGAAGGACCCGATCATTACCTTCGGCGCTTATCTGAAGGAAAATGGCATCATGAATGATGAAACTGAAAAGGAAATCAACGATCGAATCATGAAGCTGGTTAATGAAGCAACTGATTATGCTGAAAATGCACCGTATGCTGAGCCTGAACAAGCTCTGAAATACGTATATGCTGAAGAGTAAGGAGGAACGAAAATGGCGGTAATTTCTTATATAGATGCAGTGACATTGGCAATCAAAGAAGAAATGGAAAGAGACCCGAGAGTTTTTGTCCTCGGTGAAGATGTTGGTAAAAAGGGTGGAGTATTCAAAGCGACACAAGGCTTATTTGAGAAGTTTGGAGAAGATCGCGTTATTGATGCTCCGCTTGCAGAATCAGCGATTGCAGGGGTTGGAATTGGTGCTGCAATGTACGGCATGCGTCCAATCGCCGAGATGCAATTCGCAGATTTCATTATGCCGGCTGTAAACCAGATTATTTCAGAGGCAGCAAGAATTCGTTACCGTTCAAATAATGACTGGAGCTGTCCGATGGTCATCCGCGCTCCTTATGGCGGCGGTGTACACGGTGCGCTTTACCACTCACAGTCGGTTGAAGCGGTTTTCGCGAACCAGCCAGGCTTGAAAATCGTCATGCCATCAACACCTTATGATGTAAAAGGCCTGTTGAAAGCGGCTATAAGGGATGAGGATCCAGTCTTATTCTTTGAACATAAGCGTGCC belongs to Mesobacillus subterraneus and includes:
- a CDS encoding alpha-ketoacid dehydrogenase subunit beta, which codes for MAVISYIDAVTLAIKEEMERDPRVFVLGEDVGKKGGVFKATQGLFEKFGEDRVIDAPLAESAIAGVGIGAAMYGMRPIAEMQFADFIMPAVNQIISEAARIRYRSNNDWSCPMVIRAPYGGGVHGALYHSQSVEAVFANQPGLKIVMPSTPYDVKGLLKAAIRDEDPVLFFEHKRAYRLIKGEVPDDDYVLPIGKADVKREGEDITVITYGLAVHFALQAAERLAKDGISAHILDLRTVYPLDKEAIIEAASKTGKVLLVTEDNKEGSIMSEVSAIIAEHCLFELDAPIKRLAGPDVPAMPYAPTMEKYFMINPDKVEKAMRELAEF